One region of Streptomyces capillispiralis genomic DNA includes:
- a CDS encoding aldehyde dehydrogenase family protein, whose amino-acid sequence MTSTHAFWLAGRQATGEAAFDVTSPWDGRVVGTVSVPTDAQIEEAVSAAHAVRDEFAATPAHVRAAALDHVGRRLAERTEEIARLISAENGKPVKWARGEVGRAVSVFRFASEEARRFNGGEAQRLDTDAGGQGRLAVTRRFPKGVVLGIAPFNFPLNLCAHKIAPAIAAGVPIILKPAPATPLSGLLLGELLAETELPAGAWSVLPVPNDRMPALVQDERLPVISFTGSEQVGYAIMDSVPRKHCTLELGGNGAAVVLADWASDEDLDRAAQRIATFSNYQGGQSCISVQRVIADASVYDRLLPRIVAAVEAQVTGDPADDATDVGPLVSEAAAQRVEAWVREAVDAGATLLTGGKRDGASYAPTVLTDVPADATISREEVFGPVLTVQKADGEAAAFAAVNDSKYGLQAGVFTHDLRTAFRAHRALEVGGVIIGDVPSYRADQMPYGGAKQSGVGREGVRFAMEDYTYERVMVLTGLDL is encoded by the coding sequence ATGACTTCCACCCACGCCTTCTGGCTCGCCGGCCGCCAGGCCACCGGCGAGGCCGCCTTCGACGTCACCTCCCCCTGGGACGGCCGGGTCGTCGGCACCGTGAGCGTCCCGACCGACGCCCAGATCGAAGAGGCCGTCTCCGCCGCGCACGCCGTCCGCGACGAGTTCGCCGCCACCCCCGCCCACGTCCGCGCCGCCGCGCTGGACCACGTCGGCCGGCGGCTCGCCGAGCGCACCGAGGAGATCGCCCGGCTGATCTCCGCCGAGAACGGCAAGCCGGTGAAGTGGGCCCGCGGCGAGGTCGGCCGCGCCGTCTCCGTGTTCCGCTTCGCGTCCGAGGAGGCCCGCCGCTTCAACGGCGGCGAGGCGCAGCGGCTCGACACCGACGCGGGCGGCCAGGGCCGGCTCGCCGTCACCCGCCGCTTTCCGAAGGGCGTCGTGCTCGGCATCGCGCCGTTCAACTTCCCGCTGAACCTGTGCGCGCACAAGATCGCCCCCGCGATCGCCGCCGGTGTCCCGATCATCCTGAAGCCGGCGCCGGCCACCCCGCTGTCCGGGCTGCTCCTCGGTGAACTGCTCGCCGAGACCGAGCTGCCCGCCGGCGCCTGGAGCGTCCTGCCGGTCCCCAACGACCGCATGCCCGCGCTCGTCCAGGACGAGCGGCTGCCGGTGATCTCCTTCACCGGCTCCGAGCAGGTCGGCTACGCGATCATGGACTCGGTGCCGCGCAAGCACTGCACCCTGGAACTGGGCGGCAACGGCGCGGCCGTCGTCCTCGCCGACTGGGCGAGCGACGAGGACCTGGACCGGGCCGCGCAGCGCATCGCGACCTTCTCCAACTACCAGGGCGGCCAGTCCTGCATCTCCGTGCAGCGCGTGATCGCCGACGCCTCGGTGTACGACCGGCTGCTGCCGCGCATCGTGGCCGCCGTCGAGGCGCAGGTCACCGGCGACCCCGCTGACGACGCCACCGATGTCGGCCCGCTGGTCAGCGAGGCCGCCGCGCAGCGCGTCGAGGCGTGGGTGCGGGAGGCCGTCGACGCCGGTGCCACCCTGCTCACCGGCGGCAAGCGCGACGGCGCCTCCTACGCGCCGACCGTCCTCACCGACGTACCGGCCGATGCGACGATCTCCCGCGAGGAGGTCTTCGGGCCGGTGCTGACGGTGCAGAAGGCGGACGGCGAGGCCGCGGCCTTCGCCGCCGTCAACGACTCCAAGTACGGCCTCCAGGCGGGTGTGTTCACGCACGACCTGCGGACCGCCTTCCGGGCCCACCGCGCCCTGGAGGTCGGCGGCGTGATCATCGGCGACGTGCCCTCGTACCGCGCCGACCAGATGCCGTACGGCGGTGCCAAGCAGTCCGGTGTGGGCCGCGAGGGCGTCCGGTTCGCGATGGAGGACTACACCTACGAGCGTGTGATGGTCCTCACCGGCCTCGACCTCTAG
- a CDS encoding PucR family transcriptional regulator, whose product MPPTLASLVHHSALKLTVRAGEDRLDVPVRWAHASELADPVPYMEGGELLLITALKLDAEDREAMRRYVKRLAGAGVVGLGFAVGVHYDDIPDALVDAAREEGLPLLEVPRRTPFLAISKAVSAAIAADQYRAVTAGFAAQRELTRQALSDGPEGLLTALAAQVDGWAALYDASGAVVATAPEWAVRRAARLTPDVTRLRDRPAPASSVVAGPENEDRVELHSLGTGRRPRGALAVGTAATLGTAERYAVHSAVALLTLTTERSRSLHAAEQRIGAAVLAMLLAGEPDHARAVAGDLYGDLLDAPFRIIVAVGDEAHGDALAALAEVAESAAARSGEAVLAVPEGEDRLVVLAADGGAVLAACRDHAAAREAVRKSDEDDLVVGLSAPAGPIAASAAYKQAEQALSVARRRGRVLVEHERMAAGSVLPLLADDAVRAFADGLLRALHDHDATGRGDLVASLRAWLSRHGQWDAAAADLGVHRHTLRYRMRRVEEILGRSLDDPDVRMELWLALKATSPE is encoded by the coding sequence ATGCCCCCGACGCTCGCCTCGCTCGTCCACCACTCCGCGCTCAAGCTGACCGTGCGCGCGGGCGAGGACCGCCTCGACGTGCCCGTCCGCTGGGCGCACGCCAGTGAGCTGGCCGACCCCGTGCCCTACATGGAGGGCGGGGAACTGCTGCTGATCACCGCGCTCAAGCTCGACGCGGAGGACCGGGAGGCGATGCGCCGCTATGTGAAGCGGCTGGCGGGCGCCGGAGTCGTTGGCCTCGGGTTCGCCGTCGGCGTCCACTACGACGACATCCCCGACGCCCTCGTCGACGCCGCCCGCGAGGAGGGGCTGCCCCTGCTGGAGGTGCCGCGCCGCACCCCGTTCCTCGCCATCAGCAAGGCCGTGTCCGCGGCCATCGCCGCCGACCAGTACCGGGCGGTGACCGCGGGCTTCGCCGCGCAGCGGGAACTCACCCGGCAGGCGCTCAGCGACGGCCCGGAGGGACTGCTGACCGCGCTCGCCGCCCAGGTCGACGGGTGGGCCGCGCTCTACGACGCCTCGGGCGCCGTCGTCGCCACGGCACCGGAGTGGGCGGTCCGGCGCGCCGCGCGGCTCACCCCGGACGTGACCCGGCTGCGGGACCGGCCCGCGCCCGCCTCCTCGGTCGTGGCCGGACCGGAGAACGAGGACCGGGTCGAACTGCACTCGCTGGGCACCGGCCGGCGCCCCCGCGGGGCGCTCGCCGTCGGCACGGCGGCCACCCTCGGCACCGCCGAGCGGTACGCCGTCCACTCCGCCGTCGCCCTGCTCACCCTGACCACGGAACGCTCCCGCTCGCTGCACGCGGCCGAGCAGCGCATCGGCGCCGCCGTGCTGGCCATGCTGCTCGCCGGGGAGCCGGACCACGCCCGCGCGGTGGCCGGGGACCTGTACGGGGACCTCCTCGACGCGCCCTTCCGGATCATCGTCGCCGTCGGGGACGAGGCGCACGGGGACGCTCTCGCGGCCCTCGCCGAGGTCGCGGAGTCCGCCGCCGCCCGCTCCGGCGAGGCCGTCCTGGCCGTGCCGGAGGGGGAGGACCGCCTGGTCGTCCTGGCCGCCGACGGAGGTGCCGTCCTGGCCGCGTGCCGCGACCACGCCGCCGCGCGGGAGGCGGTCCGCAAGTCCGACGAGGACGACCTGGTCGTCGGGCTGTCCGCCCCGGCCGGTCCGATCGCCGCGTCCGCCGCCTACAAGCAGGCCGAGCAGGCCCTGTCGGTGGCCCGGCGGCGCGGGCGGGTGCTGGTGGAGCACGAGCGGATGGCCGCCGGCTCCGTCCTGCCGCTGCTCGCCGACGACGCGGTGCGGGCGTTCGCCGACGGGCTGCTGCGCGCCCTGCACGATCACGACGCGACCGGCCGCGGCGACCTCGTGGCCTCCCTGCGGGCCTGGCTCTCCCGCCACGGCCAGTGGGACGCCGCGGCGGCCGACCTCGGCGTCCACCGCCACACCCTGCGCTACCGCATGCGCCGGGTCGAGGAGATCCTCGGCCGCTCCCTGGACGACCCGGACGTCCGCATGGAGCTGTGGCTGGCCCTGAAGGCGACCTCACCGGAGTGA
- a CDS encoding ATP/GTP-binding protein, with protein sequence MDSDGTQDARGTRANPVPRPAGPPEVPAVPPRPSRAPGVPPVPQRAPGSPSDVAAWLDAERPDARPGIWRYGHRPKEIPERLAPVTVAGMLIPLLLALGAWSLWRSGVFPYKMSLIRLFTPSDWWFQLSLVPRPVDGWEVGRPGQHALLLADGVFFAALVVAVGVLGSWRAIVRHYMNRMPRPVQALAAAGLALVTLALVFPEAFPGAGWPAVPVVDPLLSLTVLLADSYEPMASPLFTNALYTAITLLVVWPFARLGGWVPYARELFGPRRASTAPSTAVVPDRPRSQWPALRDAGQHEAAELLTAEVRGGRVNDVDCVRVERAFAVARRGAALAAFRDTVLSQGGAAWTHPSGARDLPRRTARHDLLAGQVRIGRWVAAERAPQPYHDAGAALGPDVLGTSLLAIGPSGSGKTRTLVEPVTEALALRALTGHCAVVAVSAPGSPLGADDAFDVIVRIGDPSSVHDLDPYAESDDPDEAAAVLAEALVGDLDTVGTQSAATALAQLLGPFRAVHGRFPTLPELRELLEGEERALTALREALAAGGNEIMRRELDARLRQTGTPGDAGRPLADRLALLNRPVFADFFGGGGPGRPFSLRAIAHHPLRVRIDLPERGHEEAGRLITRLVLAQFHAVVREGRRAHFACLVLDDATGTVTAESVRRVQRLRSQNAGVLLSLRTIGDVPEALHGPLYGAVGCRMAFSGVTTWDGSRFAQTWGTEWVETTEVAKHTVFADQPMTRAIHALRRRLTGKAVTTDAVTVRQVERERWSASQLAHEVPPGHAVLSLTTVEGEHAPPLLVDLRD encoded by the coding sequence ATGGACAGCGACGGGACCCAGGACGCGCGGGGCACGCGGGCGAACCCGGTGCCGCGCCCGGCGGGACCACCGGAGGTGCCGGCGGTGCCGCCGCGGCCGAGCAGGGCCCCGGGAGTACCACCGGTGCCGCAACGGGCCCCCGGCTCCCCGTCCGACGTCGCCGCCTGGCTCGACGCCGAGCGGCCGGACGCCCGCCCCGGGATCTGGCGGTACGGCCACCGCCCCAAGGAGATCCCGGAGCGCCTCGCCCCGGTGACGGTCGCCGGCATGCTGATCCCGCTGCTCCTGGCGCTCGGGGCGTGGTCGCTCTGGAGGAGCGGCGTCTTCCCGTACAAGATGTCCCTCATCCGGCTGTTCACGCCGAGCGACTGGTGGTTCCAGCTCTCGCTGGTGCCCAGGCCGGTGGACGGCTGGGAGGTGGGGCGCCCCGGACAGCACGCCCTGCTGCTCGCCGACGGCGTCTTCTTCGCCGCACTAGTCGTCGCGGTCGGCGTGCTGGGCAGCTGGCGCGCCATCGTCCGCCACTACATGAACCGCATGCCCCGGCCGGTGCAGGCACTGGCCGCCGCCGGCCTCGCCCTCGTCACCCTCGCCCTCGTGTTCCCCGAGGCCTTCCCGGGCGCCGGATGGCCGGCGGTGCCGGTCGTCGACCCGCTGCTCTCCCTGACCGTGCTGCTCGCGGACAGCTACGAGCCGATGGCCTCCCCCCTCTTCACGAACGCGCTGTACACGGCCATCACGCTGCTCGTGGTGTGGCCGTTCGCCCGCCTCGGCGGCTGGGTGCCGTACGCGCGGGAGCTGTTCGGCCCGCGCCGCGCGAGCACCGCCCCGAGCACGGCCGTCGTGCCCGACCGCCCCCGCTCCCAGTGGCCCGCCCTGCGCGACGCCGGCCAGCACGAGGCCGCCGAGCTGCTCACCGCCGAGGTCCGCGGCGGCCGGGTGAACGACGTCGACTGCGTCCGCGTCGAGCGCGCCTTCGCCGTCGCCCGGCGCGGTGCCGCGCTGGCCGCCTTCCGCGACACCGTGCTCAGCCAGGGCGGCGCGGCCTGGACGCACCCCTCCGGCGCCCGGGACCTGCCGCGCCGGACCGCCCGCCACGACCTCCTCGCCGGACAGGTGCGCATCGGCCGCTGGGTGGCGGCCGAGCGCGCCCCGCAGCCGTACCACGACGCCGGGGCGGCCCTCGGCCCGGACGTGCTCGGCACCTCGCTGCTCGCCATCGGCCCCTCCGGGTCCGGCAAGACCCGCACCCTCGTCGAGCCGGTGACCGAGGCGCTCGCGCTGCGGGCCCTCACCGGGCACTGTGCCGTCGTCGCCGTCTCCGCCCCCGGCAGCCCGCTCGGCGCGGACGACGCCTTCGACGTGATCGTGCGCATTGGTGATCCGTCCTCGGTGCACGACCTCGACCCGTACGCCGAGTCCGACGATCCGGACGAGGCGGCCGCCGTCCTCGCCGAAGCCCTGGTGGGCGACCTCGACACGGTCGGCACACAGAGCGCCGCCACCGCGCTGGCGCAGCTGCTCGGCCCCTTCCGCGCGGTGCACGGCCGCTTCCCCACCCTGCCGGAGCTGCGGGAGCTGCTGGAGGGCGAGGAGCGGGCGCTGACCGCGCTGCGGGAGGCGCTCGCCGCGGGCGGCAACGAAATCATGCGGCGCGAACTGGACGCGCGCCTGCGGCAGACCGGCACCCCGGGCGACGCGGGCCGGCCCCTGGCCGACCGCCTGGCCCTGCTGAACCGGCCGGTGTTCGCGGACTTCTTCGGCGGGGGCGGTCCCGGCCGGCCGTTCTCCCTGCGAGCGATCGCCCACCACCCCCTGCGGGTGCGGATCGACCTGCCCGAGCGCGGCCACGAGGAGGCCGGCCGGCTGATCACCCGGCTGGTCCTCGCACAGTTCCACGCCGTCGTCCGGGAGGGCCGGCGCGCGCACTTCGCCTGTCTGGTCCTGGACGACGCGACGGGCACGGTCACCGCCGAGTCGGTGCGCCGCGTCCAGCGGCTGCGCTCGCAGAACGCGGGCGTGCTGCTCTCCCTGCGCACCATCGGCGACGTCCCCGAGGCGCTGCACGGCCCGCTCTACGGGGCGGTGGGCTGCCGGATGGCGTTCAGCGGCGTCACGACCTGGGACGGCAGCCGGTTCGCGCAAACCTGGGGCACCGAGTGGGTGGAGACGACGGAGGTCGCCAAACACACGGTCTTCGCCGACCAGCCGATGACCCGGGCCATCCACGCGCTGCGCAGGCGGCTGACGGGCAAGGCGGTCACCACGGACGCGGTCACCGTGCGGCAGGTCGAGCGGGAGCGGTGGTCGGCGTCGCAACTGGCGCACGAGGTGCCGCCGGGGCACGCGGTGCTGTCCCTGACGACGGTCGAGGGCGAGCACGCGCCGCCGCTGCTGGTGGACCTGCGGGACTGA